A region from the Pelobates fuscus isolate aPelFus1 chromosome 1, aPelFus1.pri, whole genome shotgun sequence genome encodes:
- the RAP1A gene encoding ras-related protein Rap-1A — translation MREYKLVVLGSGGVGKSALTVQFVQGIFVEKYDPTIEDSYRKQVEVEGQQCMLEILDTAGTEQFTAMRDLYMKNGQGFALVYSITAQSTFNDLQDLREQILRVKDTEDVPMILVGNKCDLEDERVVGKEQGQNLARQWNNCAFLESSAKSKINVNEIFYDLVRQINRKTPEEKKKSKKKSLCLLL, via the exons ATGCGCGAGTACAAGCTCGTGGTCCTTGGTTCAGGAGGTGTTGGAAAATCTGCCTTg ACAGTACAGTTTGTGCAGGGAATATTTGTGGAAAAATATGATCCTACAATAGAAGACTCCTACAGAAAG CAAGTGGAAGTAGAAGGGCAGCAATGTATGCTTGAAATTCTCGACACAGCCGGAACA GAACAGTTCACGGCGATGAGAGATTTATACATGAAGAACGGTCAGGGATTTGCACTCGTATATTCTATAACTGCACAGTCCACGTTTAATGACTTACAGGACTTGAGGGAACAGATTTTACGAGTCAAGGACACCGAAGAT GTTCCCATGATTCTGGTGGGCAATAAATGTGATTTGGAGGATGAGCGGGTAGTTGGCAAGGAACAGGGACAAAACTTAGCCAGACAGTGGAATAACTGTGCCTTTTTAGAATCTTCCGCAAAGTCGAAGATCAATGTAAATGAG ATCTTTTATGACTTGGTCAGACAGATAAATAGGAAAACACCAGAGGAAAAGAAGAAATCTAAAAAGAAATCGCTATGTCTGCTGCTTTAG